A stretch of the Phycodurus eques isolate BA_2022a chromosome 15, UOR_Pequ_1.1, whole genome shotgun sequence genome encodes the following:
- the si:dkey-34e4.1 gene encoding carboxyl-terminal PDZ ligand of neuronal nitric oxide synthase protein, with protein MPARRNRYNLVDDVADARLPLHNDEAYQHGISFQAKYVGSLDVPRPNSRMEIVAAMRRIRYEFKAKNIKKKKVSMVVSVDGVKVLLRKKQKRKEWTWDESKMLIMHDPIYRIFYVSHDSQDLKIFSYIARDGSGNSFRCNVFKSKKKTQAIRIVRTVGQAFEVCHKLSLQHAEQDADGQSDKSAEESGRAGQTSTGAKRGEEDGKGGRVEDEDEEEEDAAAGTSLCEKTVDDILHSLAELRVVKPGHTIMDFSGRSLFTVTCQGVAPCSPSSAAGSLASRHYLQLLQQQLQQQEQHTQVAVAQVQLLKDQMAAESAARMEAQARSHQLLMQNRDLLQHLGLLVQQLRQLEAGPDGREAELQPREAPLNGCATRPLSLPLNLKEHSDDTSEQLVASTPGRRPHTAPASALSRVGDSESFPLGPEDGREPFLDGGEGATSVEVVPVTSRRASGVEEKFQAPIPKLDPPPPSTNRKRASRTLSPGSVAAGLLLFSFPDATPGSLSSADFHSLSSSCSASDDSGVRSETKSLLSPLRGGGDNDEGGDVFGERGTFRTRALGGREESPGSDDRRPPASSPVNETCLHISFSEDELLENCQEDLAVPQRS; from the exons TATGTGGGGAGTCTGGATGTGCCGCGGCCCAACAGTCGCATGGAGATCGTGGCGGCCATGAGGAGGATCCGG TACGAGTTCAAGGCCAAGAacatcaagaagaagaaggtcaGCATGGTGGTCTCCGTGGACGGCGTCAAGGTGCTGCTGCGCAAGAAACAGAAG AGGAAAGAGTGGACGTGGGACGAGAGCAAGATGCTCATCATGCACGACCCCATTTACAG GATTTTCTACGTGTCGCACGACTCGCAAGACTTGAAGATCTTCAGTTACATCGCCAGAGACGGCTCCGGCAATTCCTTCCGCTGCAACGTCTTCAAATCCAAGAAGAAG ACGCAGGCCATCCGCATTGTGAGAACCGTCGGTCAGGCTTTCGAGGTTTGCCACAAGCTGAGTCTGCAGCACGCCGAGCAGGACGCCGACGGGCAGAGCGACAAGTCGGCCGAGGAGTCCGGACGTGCCG GCCAGACTTCGACGGGGGCCAAGCGAGGGGAGGAGGACGGTAAAGGAGGACGAgtggaggacgaggacgaggaggaggaggatgctgCAGCCGGCACGTCGCTATGCGAAAAGACGGTCGATGACATCCTACACAGTCTGGCTGAGCTTCGCGTGGTTAAACCGGGGCACACCATCATG GACTTTTCCGGAAGGTCCTTGTTCACGGTGACTTGCCAGGGCGTGGCTCCCTGCAGCCCGAGCTCGGCCGCTGGCTCGCTGGCGTCACGCCACTACTTGCAGCTCCTtcagcagcagctgcagcagcaggagcagcacaCGCAGGTGGCCGTCGCTCAG GTGCAGCTGCTGAAGGATCAGATGGCGGCCGAGAGCGCCGCCCGCATGGAGGCGCAAGCGCGCTCGCACCAGCTGCTCATGCAGAACCGCGACCTGCTGCAGCACCTGGGCCTGCTGGTGCAGCAGCTCCGGCAGCTGGAGGCCGGACCCGACGGCCGGGAGGCGGAGCTTCAGCCCCGGGAGGCGCCGCTCAACGGATGCG CGACGAGGCCTCTGTCGCTGCCTCTCAATCTGAAGGAGCACAGCGACGACACCTCGGAGCAGCTCGTCGCGTCCACACCCGGACGGCGTCCGCACACCGCCCCCGCCTCCGCCCTCTCGCGCGTGGGCGACTCCGAGTCCTTCCCGCTCGGCCCGGAGGACGGCCGCGAGCCCTTCCTCGACGGCGGGGAGGGCGCGACGTCCGTCGAGGTGGTCCCCGTCACGTCGAGGAGAGCGTCCGGCGTCGAGGAAAA GTTTCAAGCGCCCATCCCGAAGCTGGaccctccccctccctccacGAACCGCAAGCGAGCCAGCCGGACCTTGTCTCCGGGCTCCGTCGCCGccggcctcctcctcttctccttcCCGGACGCCACGCCCGGCTCGCTGTCGTCGGCCGACTTCCACTCGCTCAGCAGCTCGTGCTCGGCCAGCGACGACTCGGGCGTGCGTTCCGAGACCAAGTCGCTGCTGTCGCctctgcggggggggggggacaacgaCGAGGGCGGGGACGTGTTCGGGGAGCGCGGGACTTTTCGGACTCGGGCCCTCGGCGGGCGCGAGGAGAGTCCGGGCTCGGACGACCGCCGCCCGCCCGCCTCGTCCCCCGTGAACGAAACCTGCCTTCACATCAGCTTCTCCGAGGACGAGCTTCTGGAAAACTGCCAGGAAGACCTCGCCGTCCCGCAGCGGAGTTAA